The Bos indicus isolate NIAB-ARS_2022 breed Sahiwal x Tharparkar chromosome X, NIAB-ARS_B.indTharparkar_mat_pri_1.0, whole genome shotgun sequence genome has a window encoding:
- the TAB3 gene encoding TGF-beta-activated kinase 1 and MAP3K7-binding protein 3 isoform X5: MAQSSPQLDMQVLHDLRQRFPEIPEGVVSQCMLQNNNNLEACCRALSQESSKYLYMEYHSPDDSRMNRNRLLHINLGIHSPSSYHPGDGVQLNGGRTLVHSSSDGHIDPQHAAGKQLICLVQEPHSAPAVVATTPNYNPFFMNEQNRSAATPPSQPPQQPSSMQTGMTPSAMQGPSPPPPPPPSYMHIPRYSTNPITVTVSQNLPSGQTVPRALQILPQIPSNLYGSPGSIYIRQTSQSSSGRQTPQNTPWQSSPQGPVPHYSQRPLPVYPHQQNYPPSQYSPKQQQIPQPAYHSPPPSQCPSPFSSPQHQVQPSPLGHPSSHVFMPPSPSTTPPHPYQQGPPSYQKQGSHSVAYLPYTTSSLPKGSMKKIEITVEPSQRSGTAMNRSPSPISNQPSPRNQHSLYTATTPPSSSPSRGISSQPKPPFTVNPVYITYTQPTGPSCAPSPSPRMIPNPTTVFKITVGRAMTENLLNLVDQEERSAAPEPIQPISVIPGSGGEKGSHKYQRSSSSGSDDYAYTQALLLHQRARMERLAKQLKLEKEELERLKAEVNGMEHDLMQRRLRRVSCTTAIPTSTQVAPNRVLGHNREMKTMKGLRGIVIAAPF; the protein is encoded by the exons ATGGCGCAAAGCAGTCCACAGCTTGATATGCAGGTTCTCCATGACCTCCGACAACGTTTCCCTGAGATTCCAGAGGGTGTGGTGTCTCAGTGCATGTTACAG aataACAACAATCTGGAAGCCTGTTGCCGAGCCCTTTCCCAGGAGAGTAGTAAATACTTATATATGGAATACCATAGTCCAGATGACAGCAGGATGAATAGAAACCGCCTTTTGCATATTAACCTGGGTATTCATTCTCCTAGTAGCTACCACCCAGGAGATGGTGTGCAACTTAATGGCGGTCGAACGCTGGTACATAGCTCAAGTGATGGACATATTGATCCACAGCATGCAGCAGGTAAACAGCTGATATGTTTAGTTCAGGAACCACACTCAGCTCCAGCTGTTGTTGCTACTACTCCAAACTACAATCCTTTTTTTATGAATGAACAGAACAGAAGTGCAGCTACTCCTCCTTCACAGCCACCTCAACAGCCATCTTCCATGCAAACAGGAATGACTCCATCTGCTATGCAAGGGCCTTCACCACCGCCGCCGCCACCTCCTTCCTACATGCACATACCTCGGTATAGTACCAATCCAATTACTGTTACAGTATCCCAAAACCTCCCTTCTGGACAGACTGTACCAAGAGCTTTACAAATTCTTCCACAAATTCCGAGCAATCTGTATGGGTCTCCTGGTTCTATTTATATTAGACAGACATCTCAGAGTTCATCAGGAAGACAGACTCCTCAAAATACACCGTGGCAGTCCTCACCACAGGGCCCAGTGCCTCATTATAGCCAGCGTCCTTTACCTGTGTATCCACATCAACAAAACTATCCACCTTCTCAGTATTCTCCCAAACAACAGCAGATCCCTCAACCTGCTTACCATTCACCACCTCCTTCTCAGTGTCCTTCACCCTTCAGCTCTCCTCAGCATCAAGTACAACCGTCTCCATTGGGCCACCCCAGTTCTCATGTCTTTATGCCACCTAGTCCTTCAACGACGCCACCCCATCCATATCAACAAGGACCTCCTAGCTATCAGAAACAGGGAAGCCATTCGGTAGCCTATCTCCCATATACAACATCTAGCTTACCCAAAGGATCCATGAAGAAGATAGAAATTACAGTCGAACCCTCTCAGAGATCTGGAACAGCCATGAATAGGAGTCCTTCACCTATCAGTAACCAGCCATCTCCACGGAATCAGCACTCATTGTACACAGCCACCACACCACCGTCAAGTTCTCCTTCTAGAGGGATATCCAGTCAACCGAAACCTCCGTTTACTGTCAATCCtgtgtatattacatatacacaGCCCACTGGACCTTCTTGtgctccatcaccatctcctcgGATGATACCAAACCCAACGACCGTTTTTAAAATCACTGTAGGCCGAGCCATGACTGAAAATCTGTTAAATTTAGTGGACCAAGAAGAACGTTCTGCAGCCCCAGAACCTATCCAGCCCATTTCAGTGATACCAGGctctgggggagaaaagggaagccatAAATATCagagaagttccagttctggatCTGATGACTATGCTTATACACAAG CTTTGCTGTTACATCAGCGAGCAAGGATGGAGAGGTTAGCAAAGCAATTGAAACTTGAGAAAGAGGAGCTAGAGCGCTTGAAGGCAGAAGTTAATGGTATGGAGCATGACCTGATGCAGAGGCGGCTCAGAAGGGTCAGCTGCACCACGGCGATCCCAACG